Proteins encoded by one window of Torulaspora delbrueckii CBS 1146 chromosome 2, complete genome:
- the AEP2 gene encoding Aep2p (similar to Saccharomyces cerevisiae AEP2 (YMR282C); ancestral locus Anc_8.847), whose product MLRRNHSIQQVFKAFNSTLSVDYAAAQASIVGAPVKHEERHTQTLTSSSINACRSISNVRDTLRGLESLYALPGVEYGRSTRDTVSTNQLREYLRRKEYVDFLIHVMVQNHLNRNYIKSLFETKELSTSEFSTFINRLLLEKDLDLKLSNIIPDTVHTEIIFNLYQIYCTYVIKDSQNGLTPLQVHDINRFIKRFIDEAQLKKAQECLQFLIDKQGLHNILQSGDVETITQFLQLRCGALQKFWRVDSNSTKVLGEDSKHFKSPKSYNLLKEQPFLEIVNFLLKDKSWRLRSSPIIDSAIVYSLSNLGQTKLIDQYIQLKWGISEDGHVAVKNEAVPGHEVLINIVSAYCLKNGDTGKGLRILDQFMKKYPQTELEKLFWRRLLQLSFHNWDKQKDKKALVCHGCWNIMKQWHEQKGVSITYDSGTLRLLYQLFKFTRNGRGAAEVVRTCFSSVYAKQPYQISKDEMDLLLMFQKLALKTMALKGRYNEPLQLIKEWNVDKINQHYLLDYFMRHRRKYDLTRDKARAKQQQQQAQYDNMEEEDMLLGRLW is encoded by the coding sequence ATGCTGAGAAGGAATCATAGTATTCAACAGGTCTTTAAAGCATTCAACAGTACGCTCTCTGTGGATTATGCTGCTGCGCAAGCATCGATCGTTGGCGCTCCAGTTAAACATGAAGAAAGGCATACTCAAACCCTaacaagctcttcaatcaaTGCTTGCAGGTCAATTTCGAATGTCCGAGACACATTGAGAGGTTTGGAATCTCTGTATGCCCTTCCCGGTGTTGAGTATGGGCGGAGTACTCGAGACACTGTTTCTACAAATCAACTGCGTGAATACTTGAGGAGAAAAGAGTATGTGGATTTTCTGATACACGTTATGGTACAAAATCATTTGAATCGAAATTACATAAAATCACTATTCGAGACCAAAGAACTAAGCACATCAGAATTCTCTACATTTATCAATCGACTTCTACTAGAGAAAGATCTAGATCTAAAGTTATCCAATATCATTCCCGACACTGTGCATACTGAAATAATATTCAACCTTTATCAAATCTATTGCACTTACGTGATTAAAGATTCCCAGAATGGTCTAACGCCATTACAAGTGCATGATATCAACAGATTCATCAAGAgattcatcgatgaagcGCAACTCAAAAAGGCACAGGAGTGTTTACAATTCCTCATTGACAAACAAGGACTGCACAACATACTTCAATCGGGTGATGTAGAGACGATTACTCAGTTCTTACAGCTGAGATGTGGAGCACTGCAGAAATTTTGGCGGGTTGATTCAAACAGCACAAAGGTACTCGGTGAGGACAGCAAACATTTCAAATCACCGAAGTCATATAACTTGCTGAAAGAACAACCTTTTCTGGAGATCGTCAACTTCCTTCTCAAGGATAAATCGTGGCGGTTAAGAAGTTCGCCGATCATTGACTCGGCCATTGTCTACTCACTGAGTAATTTGGGACAAACAAAACTCATCGACCAgtatattcaattgaaatgGGGGATATCAGAAGACGGCCATGTCGCAGTGAAGAATGAAGCTGTCCCTGGACATGAAGTACTCATAAACATAGTGTCAGCATACTGCCTGAAAAATGGAGATACTGGCAAAGGATTACGAATTTTGGACCAATTCATGAAGAAGTATCCACAGACTGAATTGGAGAAACTGTTTTGGAGAAGACTACTACAACTAAGTTTCCATAACTGGGACAAGCAGAAGGACAAGAAAGCATTAGTTTGTCATGGGTGTTGGAACATCATGAAACAATGGCACGAACAAAAAGGTGTAAGTATAACATATGATTCCGGAACTTTAAGACTACTCTACCAGCTGTTTAAGTTCACTAGGAATGGACGAGGTGCTGCAGAAGTTGTACGTACATGTTTCTCTTCCGTATACGCCAAACAGCCGTACCAGATCTCAAAGGACGAGATGGATCTACTATTAATGTTTCAGAAGCTAGCGCTCAAAACCATGGCACTCAAAGGACGTTACAATGAACCTCTCCAGCTCATCAAGGAGTGGAATGTGGACAAAATCAATCAACATTATTTGCTTGATTATTTCATGAGGCATAGACGTAAATATGATCTTACGCGGGATAAGGCAAGGGCcaagcaacaacaacaacaggcCCAGTATGATAACatggaagaggaagatatGTTACTGGGCAGACTGTGGTGA
- the GPI12 gene encoding N-acetylglucosaminylphosphatidylinositol deacetylase (similar to Saccharomyces cerevisiae GPI12 (YMR281W); ancestral locus Anc_8.846), whose translation MNVSGGAVKVFKLLFFLSILYVALTARINGRNEVQWQQHAAAIGTPESLTLLIAHPDDEVMFFSPSLLQLDRLLPQSVRFNFVCLSKGDADHLGETRELELQRSLNLLTSNSQRKTQLYQFDYPDGFDEKWEIESVVSIVESKVFIGSGFNLLLTFDAHGVSNHPNHVACHNAVARLIEKGHKALYLNSHSRNLPLKYSGFIWELIRMLSDSVMKLERTGLTFMNSFPQYILAFAAMANAHESQLVWFRYGWWSLSRFVFVNDLEIVI comes from the coding sequence ATGAACGTTTCTGGTGGGGCCGTTAAGGTCTTCAAACTATTATTCTTTCTGTCGATTTTGTATGTGGCTTTGACTGCGAGAATTAACGGTCGTAATGAAGTGCAATGGCAGCAGCATGCTGCTGCCATTGGCACACCAGAGTCCCTCACACTGTTAATCGCACATCCGGACGATGAAGTGATGTTCTTTTCACCTAGTTTACTGCAATTGGACCGGCTGCTGCCGCAGTCCGTTCGGTTCAATTTTGTGTGCCTCTCAAAGGGTGACGCAGATCATTTGGGTGAAACGAGAGAGCTGGAGTTGCAAAGATCCCTCAACTTGCTCACGAGTAACTCACAGCGCAAGACGCAGTTGTACCAGTTTGACTATCCTGATGGGTTTGACGAAAAGTGGGAGATAGAGTCCGTCGTTTCAATTGTAGAATCTAAGGTCTTTATAGGTAGCGGTTTCAATCTCTTACTGACATTTGATGCACACGGTGTTTCAAACCATCCCAATCATGTGGCGTGTCACAACGCAGTGGCACGACTCATAGAAAAGGGTCATAAAGCCCTATATTTGAATTCTCATTCTAGAAATTTGCCTTTGAAATACAGTGGCTTTATATGGGAGTTGATCCGGATGCTCTCTGACAGCGTCATGAAGCTTGAGAGAACAGGTCTGACGTTCATGAATTCTTTTCCACAGTACATCCTGGCGTTTGCAGCAATGGCCAACGCGCATGAATCACAGCTAGTATGGTTCCGATACGGTTGGTGGAGTCTCTCACGGTTCGTGTTTGTTAATGATCTGGAGATTGTCATCTAA
- the CAT8 gene encoding DNA-binding transcription factor CAT8 (similar to Saccharomyces cerevisiae CAT8 (YMR280C); ancestral locus Anc_8.845) yields the protein MKEMAAKDGGPKYIRTMGSQSLSGLNPLSSGGSSQVSISHSPSVLLDDNGSEDVRSAKRKSPSLLAGTPSQRPRLNTEVSEVASYTSVNSAANSNLRVAQACDRCRSKKTRCDGKRPQCSQCAAVGFECRISDKLSRRAFPRGYTETLEERVRELEAENRRLVALCDIKEQQIHLVSHFPTNKKKIGGNDEQMLQELTGANNGRLRISSTNLFLLNKARDGKQPATISNGDDHMTKPDHEHTGKHRCDELDCNNKLHSKPVSTNLNDPTAISFEQNEAPGLPAVKALTSMATREQSTQLATLVALSVPRSTEEILFIPQLLARIIQIHGFTSKQCLYSVSLLASLKNNLPGPQLVKWDELDYLKTTNLWEVDNLDKFFHETLKFNILRPGVSDDGESLGLSIKEIDELVNLFFDSWAVHIPILDKEEFFSYYDKLKKDISTQPGLFQEGPSNFARRNKIISYKIFACILFTVCQMGLLTKVKGEKITSADSPYVKLTSYYHRAISLIYLNPYFGVLTTSLQSLQFLSLLLFYFVNTGNVSAIYELRGRVVSMAQQLRLHRCPSAVLGGSGSTMNKREQGDRRVLFWGIYYLDVFSALQLGVPRLIKDFEIECALPVAENDDREVSLAGQMIRLEGRVSQFSLAIIRFAKVLGNILDTVFKRGMTESVSKKLALIHENALDNWRRGLPAELIFEIEVNGTINMDKFNEMKQNNATVENVEQMVLLVSYFLAKCMIHLPVVATRPLPSSDDPNSDIKEEEEVNDKNGESNFAIRSSSSYVLLQQATNTMLNVLESLKSIYLPLPFNVARTKARFALLSARGSLEYIKGGALFLDNKALLLDVVKSIEEDRKLEIPGVISWHGLKLLDMTISLLLQPPNTKVEKLDRLLKKKLNYYSRVMGRPILKTSSLRQEANGKRRNSSDDKLSRSGTEENFRATNLTPISSKSDGSPVEKKIKLEDESSDTSNALVDKSYTDDLSSSANQPQVPASTQTAIAEALHLDPVLNNNILSVADLAAFFGGNMPAAGGNQHSSYTNQNDFAPKHMRKEKEPAAFSDLAHKKSSVTGVDGLFRVPSNADFLMDEYYPSGTSHINLTLFNNNANNHDDTFGLSDGHGKDTGVNTNFNVKGGHQSTNHSHLTNFNDRLQGNQLGFTNSGNMNSGSDFNFAVDASLGLAPLLDWSPEMHTHGKTVSHASDRSGIILDSSIPQSEDALSTLADRVNKTQSVPVPTLASHGYKNLPATQSEQLAHGIDSNDDNGPAMLTLGSRRGPRRRRQMDYNSTSNTSNRVPQEANLSNLFHWQNSK from the coding sequence atgaaggagaTGGCTGCAAAAGATGGCGGTCCCAAATATATACGCACCATGGGTTCGCAATCATTGAGCGGACTGAATCCGCTGTCTTCCGGTGGCAGCAGCCAGGTATCAATATCTCATTCCCCGAgtgttcttcttgatgataatgGGAGTGAAGATGTGCGGTCTGCAAAGCGCAAGAGTCCCTCATTGTTGGCTGGTACTCCCTCCCAAAGGCCCAGATTGAATACCGAAGTGTCCGAAGTGGCTAGTTATACGAGTGTGAACTCGGCTGCGAACTCAAACCTTCGAGTAGCACAGGCTTGCGACCGATGTCGTTCCAAGAAGACCCGTTGTGATGGTAAGAGACCGCAGTGCTCACAGTGTGCGGCTGTAGGATTCGAGTGTCGTATCAGTGATAAGTTATCGAGGAGAGCGTTCCCAAGAGGTTATACAGAGACGTTGGAAGAGCGTGTGAGGGAGCTGGAGGCTGAGAATAGGCGATTAGTTGCTTTGTGTGATATTAAGGAGCAACAGATTCATTTGGTGTCCCATTTTCCCACTAAtaagaaaaaaattggtggAAACGATGAGCAGATGTTGCAAGAACTCACAGGGGCCAATAATGGACGACTGCGAATCTCTTCGACCAATTTGtttttgttgaacaagGCTAGAGATGGGAAACAACCCGCTACCATAAGTAACGGTGATGATCACATGACCAAGCCCGATCACGAACATACAGGAAAGCACCGTTGTGATGAGCTCGACTGTAATAATAAACTGCATTCTAAACCAGTCTCGACGAACTTGAATGATCCTACTGCGATTTCGTTCGAGCAAAATGAAGCTCCTGGTCTTCCCGCCGTGAAGGCGCTGACTTCTATGGCCACCAGGGAACAAAGCACTCAGTTAGCTACATTAGTAGCGCTTTCAGTACCTCGATCTACGGAAGAGATACTTTTCATTCCACAACTGCTCGCTAGGATCATTCAGATCCATGGTTTCACTTCAAAACAGTGCCTTTACTCCGTATCGCTATTGGCATCTTTAAAAAATAATTTACCGGGTCCTCAGCTGGTTAAATGGGATGAACTCGACTACTTGAAGACGACTAATTTGTGGGAAGTTGACAATCTGgataaattctttcatgaaactttgaaatttaacATTCTTAGACCTGGGGTCAGTGATGATGGTGAATCTCTAGGCTTGtctatcaaagagattgatgaacTAGTGaatttgttctttgattcCTGGGCAGTCCACATACCCATTCTCGATaaagaagagtttttctcTTACTAcgataaattgaaaaaggatATTAGTACTCAACCAGGGCTATTCCAAGAGGGTCCCAGCAATTTTGCCAGAAGGAACAAGATCATAAGCTATAAGATTTTTGCCTGCATATTGTTCACGGTATGTCAGATGGGGCTTTTAACTAAAGTCAAAGGGGAGAAGATTACATCGGCAGATTCTCCATACGTTAAACTGACTTCCTACTATCATCGAGCAATCTCCTTGATTTACCTTAATCCTTACTTTGGTGTGTTGACTACTTCCCTTCAGTCGTTGCAATTTCTGTCGTTATTGCTCTTCTATTTCGTCAACACAGGGAATGTGTCAGCTATTTACGAATTGCGTGGTCGTGTAGTGTCAATGGCCCAACAATTAAGGCTACATCGATGCCCAAGTGCGGTACTTGGTGGCTCGGGCTCCACTATGAATAAGAGAGAACAGGGTGATAGACGTGTGCTATTTTGGGGTATCTACTACCTAGATGTGTTCTCAGCTTTGCAACTTGGTGTGCCTCGTTTAATCAAGGACTTTGAGATAGAGTGTGCTTTACCTGTCGCCGAAAATGACGATAGAGAGGTCAGTCTTGCGGGACAGATGATACGTCTGGAAGGTCGTGTTAGCCAGTTTTCATTGGCCATCATCCGGTTTGCAAAAGTGTTGGGTAATATACTGGATACAGTTTTCAAGAGAGGAATGACAGAGTCGgtctccaagaaattggcaCTGATTCATGAAAATGCATTGGATAATTGGAGGAGAGGTCTGCCAGCGGAACTCatatttgaaattgaagttaaTGGTACTATCAATATGGACAAGTTCAACGAGATGAAGCAGAATAATGCCACCGTCGAAAACGTGGAACAGATGGTTCTACTGGTTTCCTATTTTCTAGCAAAATGCATGATCCACTTGCCAGTGGTTGCCACAAGGCCTTTACCATCAAGCGACGATCCAAACTCTGATAttaaggaagaagaagaagtaaATGATAAGAACGGtgaatcaaattttgcGATAAGatcgtcctcatcataCGTTCTACTACAACAAGCAACTAACACCATGTTGAACGTATTGGAATCCTTGAAAAGCATTTATTTGCCGCTTCCATTCAACGTGGCTCGCACAAAGGCAAGGTTTGCACTTTTGAGTGCCAGAGGATCTTTAGAATACATTAAAGGTGGCGCACTCTTTTTAGACAACAAGGCTCTTCTCCTTGATGTCGTCAAGAGTATAGAAGAAGACCGTAAGTTGGAGATACCAGGCGTCATATCATGGCATGGTTTAAAGCTACTAGATATGACTATTAGTCTTTTGTTACAACCTCCAAATACCAAAGTCGAAAAGCTGGATAGGTTACTCAAGAAAAAGTTGAATTACTATAGCAGAGTGATGGGTCGCCCCATCTTGAAGACTTCGTCCTTGAGACAAGAGGCAAACggcaagagaagaaatagcTCCGATGATAAGCTTTCGAGGTCTGGAACGGAGGAGAATTTCAGAGCAACCAACCTGACACCTATCAGTTCCAAGAGTGATGGTAGTCCCGtcgagaaaaaaattaaattggaagatgaatcCTCAGACACTTCGAATGCTCTGGTTGACAAGTCGTATACTGATGATCTGTCTAGCTCAGCCAACCAGCCGCAAGTTCCAGCGTCCACACAGACTGCGATAGCGGAAGCACTGCATCTAGATCCCGTCTTGAACAACAACATCCTTAGTGTCGCCGATCTCGCTGCCTTTTTTGGTGGAAACATGCCAGCTGCAGGCGGTAACCAGCATTCATCATATACAAACCAAAATGATTTTGCTCCAAAACATATGCGCAAGGAGAAGGAACCTGCTGCCTTCTCAGACTTGGCTCACAAGAAATCATCTGTCACAGGTGTTGATGGACTTTTCAGAGTACCGAGTAAtgcagatttcttgatggaTGAGTACTATCCCTCTGGAACGTCTCATATCAATTTGAcactcttcaacaacaacgcGAACAACCACGACGATACTTTCGGTCTGAGCGACGGTCATGGTAAGGACACTGGTGTGAATACAAATTTTAACGTCAAGGGTGGTCATCAATCAACAAATCATAGCCATCTGACTAACTTTAACGATAGGTTGCAAGGGAACCAATTGGGGTTTACTAACTCGGGCAATATGAATAGTGGATCAGATTTCAACTTTGCTGTGGACGCTTCCCTCGGACTAGCTCCATTACTCGACTGGTCACCAGAGATGCACACTCACGGCAAAACCGTTAGCCATGCCAGCGACAGAAGCGGGATAATACTCGACTCAAGCATTCCGCAATCCGAAGACGCCCTAAGTACGTTAGCAGACCGTGTGAACAAGACTCAAAGTGTTCCAGTGCCCACTCTGGCCAGCCACGGCTACAAAAATCTCCCAGCCACTCAATCAGAACAGCTTGCTCACGGTATAGACAGCAACGATGACAATGGACCAGCAATGTTGACCCTGGGATCGCGCAGAGGACCAAGACGTCGGCGACAGATGGACTACAATTCAACATCAAACACGTCGAATCGGGTTCCGCAAGAGGCTAATTTGAGCAACCTGTTCCATTGGCAAAATTCTAAGTAA
- the NAB6 gene encoding Nab6p (similar to Saccharomyces cerevisiae NAB6 (YML117W); ancestral locus Anc_8.844), producing the protein MQSKESAQQPSLSPQQRHHQQQLHREYNSPGIYQHMVPQFMNSQPMYYPTGPVMNAPPTPFDTAYGVTLLPSHLLMGSPFVSSPNLFQQPHHHQHAHQRLQQYSHNQSKSSSGRSFGKLATAYPVPPSLNSPPASRNALHNRGPRRGSHYKSIQSSDASKRFKDPFILTYRVLPKGNDEFRTRSLLFENVDGSIDLHSFVTNFTNYGPVESVYLFKSEGDHVSILLSFFSKAICLDFYNSVLQRLSEYKSDLDSKALTLSFVSLEYKVSDTSEEDIDKEDDSKPDAFNITAAGSLRYDVINRGATRSIMITFKTPCSKDELIDKKLEFLKKENNTRYVLESIDLVTADEPSKHFPQNYAVLTFLNIFMAVEILDYIRLHSQKLDISKCFFISIQPQIPDGKRLSVSSASNGRSMESISGNYRSKNASVTSLESSGSIISLDQEIDEMTYKLQSVNSKKNILEVTTNNYKDPSFEGHTDHLTNVTVSEAASLDSQLTMPSPQEVTVNEYVLPNQDMPLPNDMNYAPSVQDVDAVPPSMVPMSTMPNTPYGCYMPPPNVRQNGNMTKPITQSLQRQYATSAEVASSMGGGIGNRTVYIGNIHPRSRTEDICNVVRGGILQNVKFLAEKRICFVTFVEASAAVQFYTNAFIDPIVLHGNMLKVGWGHHSGPLPKSIALAVTVGASRNVYVSLPEFAFKDKYIYDPQYEEYNKKFRLPDEEQLRDDFSHYGDIEQINYLNDGHCCWVNFTNISAAIKLVEEVKYEGGGNFYKMLGGRYDGLVIGYGKDRCGNVNKNFIAGKNSRFYKKVKKPSFNIRLSKMEEERRQHEETLRRQQENNSEKFLQFGSLGITIDSNGKEDPEKVDDVDFEDEVKFDSNSPKKTVEQASGKESDQEEQELLKLSNKSQGAQGLNIVESQGQSTREKEATKLTRNHSENDETSAKSDASSDVELIINSPEEEESNFKSKSNRGFRKNDRRKLANCAEGASSKERFKSTTNDVSSALSSSSLEANPPMAPATISRNYSLMFKQQYNHEKLRDFEGESFDDESQQESNFDFESTQQTRRRRYPNRRHGKSIPGSDVMAQYLAQLQHSTFIYAANILGASNDGDNNYLDENADS; encoded by the coding sequence ATGCAATCCAAGGAAAGTGCACAACAGCCTTCCCTTTCTCCGCAGCAGCGTCATCATCAGCAACAACTGCATAGGGAATACAATAGCCCTGGAATATATCAACATATGGTTCCGCAGTTTATGAATTCGCAGCCGATGTACTACCCAACGGGACCAGTGATGAACGCTCCTCCTACTCCGTTCGATACGGCATACGGTGTGACGTTGTTACCATCACATTTACTGATGGGCTCACCGTTTGTGTCGTCACCAAATCTGTTCCAGCAACCGCATCACCATCAACATGCGCACCAACGTCTTCAGCAATACAGTCATAATCAGTCAAAGTCGTCTTCTGGAAGAAGCTTTGGCAAGCTGGCGACTGCTTATCCGGTGCCACCTTCTTTAAACTCACCACCGGCATCTAGAAACGCATTGCACAATCGTGGTCCTCGTCGGGGTAGTCATTACAAGTCAATTCAGTCTTCAGATGCATCTAAGCGGTTTAAGGACCCTTTTATTTTGACTTACAGAGTTTTACCAAAGGGCAACGACGAGTTTAGGACGAGATCGTTGCTTTTCGAAAATGTCGATGGTTCGATTGACCTACACTCGTTTGTCACTAATTTCACAAATTACGGCCCAGTAGAGAGTGTTTATCTCTTCAAGAGCGAAGGAGATCATGTTTCAATacttttgagctttttctccaaagcCATTTGCCTGGATTTTTATAACAGCGTCTTACAAAGGCTCTCTGAGTATAAATCGGATCTCGATTCTAAAGCATTAACGCTGAGCTTTGTCTCATTGGAATACAAAGTTTCAGATACtagcgaagaagatattgATAAAGAGGATGACAGTAAACCTGACGCTTTTAACATCACGGCTGCTGGTTCACTCCGTTATGATGTGATTAATAGAGGCGCCACAAGATCCATAATGATTACATTCAAGACACCTTGCTCAAAGGATGAGTTGATCGACAAGAAGCTagaattcttgaagaaagaaaacaatACTCGTTACGTATTGGAATCTATCGATCTAGTGACCGCAGACGAACCATCCAAGCATTTTCCACAAAACTATGCTGTCCTCACATTTTTGAATATCTTCATGGCTGTAGAGATACTTGACTACATTCGATTACATTCGCAAAAGCTGGATATCTCCAAATGTTTTTTCATCTCCATCCAACCTCAAATTCCAGATGGGAAAAGGCTCAGTGTCTCTTCGGCTTCTAACGGCAGGTCGATGGAAAGTATAAGCGGTAACTATAGGAGCAAAAATGCAAGTGTAACAAGTTTGGAATCATCAGGTTCAATCATCTCCTTAGATCAggagattgatgaaatgACATATAAGCTACAAAGCGTCAATTCGAAGAAAAACATCCTAGAGGTGACAACGAACAATTACAAGGATCCTTCATTTGAAGGCCATACCGATCATTTGACAAATGTGACCGTCTCAGAGGCAGCTTCGTTGGATTCGCAACTAACAATGCCAAGCCCTCAAGAGGTAACAGTTAATGAATACGTTCTACCGAACCAGGATATGCCATTACCCAATGACATGAATTATGCTCCAAGTGTTCAAGATGTTGATGCTGTTCCCCCTTCAATGGTACCCATGAGTACAATGCCTAATACTCCTTACGGCTGTTACATGCCACCTCCAAATGTAAGACAAAACGGCAACATGACGAAGCCTATCACTCAGAGTTTACAGAGGCAATATGCTACTTCCGCTGAAGTTGCATCTTCCATGGGTGGCGGGATTGGAAATAGGACCGTCTACATCGGAAACATACATCCTCGCTCAAGGACAGAGGATATATGTAACGTTGTTCGTGGAGGTATCTTACAGAATGTCAAATTTCTAGCAGAGAAACGCATTTGCTTCGTTACTTTCGTAGAGGCATCTGCGGCAGTGCAATTCTACACAAACGCATTTATTGATCCCATTGTACTTCATGGAAACATGTTAAAAGTCGGTTGGGGCCATCATTCGGGTCCTCTACCTAAAAGTATAGCCTTGGCTGTGACGGTAGGGGCCAGCAGAAATGTTTACGTTAGTTTGCCTGAGTTTGCATTCAAGGACAAGTATATTTATGATCCTCAGTACGAGGAATACAATAAAAAGTTCAGATTGCCAGACGAAGAGCAATTGCGTGACGATTTCAGTCATTACGGTGATATAGAACAAATCAACTACTTAAATGATGGGCACTGTTGTTGGGTAAATTTTACAAATATATCAGCAGCTATCAAACTAGTGGAAGAAGTGAAGTACGAAGGTGGTGGAAATTTCTACAAAATGCTCGGTGGACGTTACGATGGTCTTGTCATTGGATATGGTAAAGACCGTTGCGGTAACGTAAAtaaaaatttcatcgccGGTAAGAATTCAAGATTCTACAAAAAAGTTAAGAAGCCTAGCTTCAATATTAGATTGAGTaagatggaagaagaaagaagacAACATGAAGAGACTTTGAGGAGACAACAAGAAAATAACagtgaaaagtttttgCAATTCGGATCACTCGGAATTACAATAGACAGTAATGGTAAAGAAGACCCTGAGAAAGTCGATGATGTAGATTTTGAGGACGAGGtcaaatttgattcaaacAGTCCAAAGAAAACTGTTGAGCAGGCAAGTGGCAAAGAATCagaccaagaagaacaggaaTTATTAAAGTTAAGCAATAAGAGTCAAGGGGCACAGGGCTTGAACATCGTCGAATCCCAAGGCCAGAGTACAAGAGAAAAGGAAGCTACAAAGCTAACTCGTAATCACagtgaaaatgatgagaCTTCTGCCAAATCAGATGCATCCAGTGACGTTGAACTTATAATAAACTCccctgaagaagaggagagTAATTTCAAAAGCAAAAGTAATAGAGGTTTTAGGAAAAATGATAGAAGAAAACTAGCCAATTGTGCAGAGGGCgcatcttcaaaagaaagATTTAAATCGACAACGAATGATGTATCCTCTGCCctctcttcctcatctctAGAGGCAAATCCTCCTATGGCACCCGCAACCATATCACGTAATTATTCGTTGATGTTCAAACAGCAGTACAACCATGAAAAGCtcagagattttgaaggGGAATCATTTGATGACGAAAGTCAACAGGAATCTAATTTCGATTTCGAATCGACTCAGCAAACTCGTCGCCGGAGATACCCAAACAGACGGCATGGGAAATCCATACCAGGGTCTGATGTCATGGCTCAATACCTGGCGCAACTGCAACACTCGACGTTTATTTACGCTGCTAACATTCTAGGTGCCTCCAATGATGGCGATAACAATTACCTAGACGAAAATGCAGATTCATGA